One stretch of Hemibagrus wyckioides isolate EC202008001 linkage group LG01, SWU_Hwy_1.0, whole genome shotgun sequence DNA includes these proteins:
- the cldc1 gene encoding CD209 antigen-like protein E produces MEENYSSLQEFTEDSLSARGNKPILYTSQNGQAGTLKRVDCMRRQMVIFLIVTLLISLCANIALTVFLVKRKPSLPPSMESTEIPLSEAQIESLKLSSLQERFSHLCSDYTALGKTCSTEVKQCMPCPDGWRHIKDKCYFFSDDKLDWIRSKQSCATMDSQLTILHTHEQHLALEKIARSLSGFDYYYWIGLSDIEEEGVWKWVDNTPVNKTYWNEWDGEPNNHQSGGLHGEDCAVLNSHSKSWYDVPCDHIYKHICEMDAIAVN; encoded by the exons ATGGAGGAGAACTACAGCAGCTTACAGGAGTTCACAGAGGATAGCCTCTCAGCCAGAGGAAACAAACCTATACTCTATACATCGCAAAACGGACAAG CTGGTACTCTTAAGAGAGTGGATTGTATGAGGAGACAGATGGTGATTTTCCTGATCGTCACACTGCTCATTTCGTTGTGTGCTAACATAGCGCTGACTGTTTTCT TGGTTAAAAGGAAACCCAGCCTTCCCCCCAGCATGGAGTCTACAGAAATCCCTCTCTCTGAGGCACAGATTGAGTCTCTAAAACTGTCTTCCCTGCAGGAGCGCTTCTCCCACCTCTGCTCCGACTACACAGCCCTCGGAAAGACCTGTTCAACAGAAG tgaagcagtgcatgCCGTGTCCTGATGGCTGGAGACATATAAAAGACAAGTGCTACTTCTTTAGCGATGACAAACTAGACTGGATCAGGAGCAAGCAGAGCTGTGCGACTATGGACAGCCAGCTAACAATACTTCACACACATGAGCAACAT CTTGCTCTGGAGAAAATAGCCCGCAGTTTGAGTGGGTTCGACTATTATTACTGGATCGGCCTGTCAGACATTGAGGAAGAAGGCGTGTGGAAATGGGTGGACAACACACCAGTCAATAAAAC GTACTGGAATGAATGGGACGGAGAACCCAATAACCACCAGTCTGGAGGGCTTCACGGTGAGGACTGTGCCGTACTGAATTCTCACTCCAAATCATGGTACGATGTTCCTTGTGACCACATCTACAAACACATCTGTGAGATGGATGCCATTGCTGTAAACTGA
- the cops7a gene encoding COP9 signalosome complex subunit 7a, protein MEVDQLLSLSGSALAQAISSLLETPGLYVFSDILELPNVRELETGPHAPVYQLLNLFAYGTYSDYKERAASLPELTPSQKNKLRHLSIISLASNLKCLPYSLLLQQLELKNVRELEDLLIEAVYCDIIHGKLDQRNQQVEVDFSVGRDLGPNELPNIASTLQEWCAGCEAVLCGIEEQVSRANQYREGQLKVKVQVETEVSNLQKTLKASSASPSSGPAPAGAASNQDADQPAEPRDPASSQESRQPGKKSSKVKGLRGSGKIWSKSN, encoded by the exons atGGAGGTGGATCAGCTGCTGTCTCTGTCGGGTTCAGCCTTGGCTCAGGCCATCAGTTCACTGTTGGAGACTCCGGGGCTTTATGTTTTCTCAGACATACTGGAGCTGCCAAACGTTCGAGAG CTGGAGACAGGTCCTCATGCTCCCGTCTATCAGCTCCTCAATCTCTTTGCCTACGGAACCTACTCTGACTACAAAG AGAGAGCGGCATCGCTCCCTGAACTTACACCGTCCCAGAAGAACAAGCTCCGACACCTGTCAATCATCAGTCTGGCCTCCAACCTCAAG TGTCTGCCCTACTCGCTGCTGCTCCAGCAGTTGGAGCTGAAGAATGTGCGTGAGCTGGAGGACCTGCTCATCGAAGCCGTCTACTGCGACATCATCCACGGCAAACTGGACCAGCGCAACCAGCAGGTGGAGGTGGACTTCAGCGTGGGCCGCGACCTCGGTCCTAACGAGCTGCCGAACATCGCCAGCACGCTACAGGAgtg GTGTGCCGGATGCGAGGCGGTGTTGTGTGGAATCGAGGAGCAAGTCTCCAGAGCTAATCAGTACAGGGAGGGCCAGCTGAAGGTCAAAGTGCAAGTGGAGACTgag GTGTCCAACCTACAGAAAACCCTGAAGGCCAGCTCTGCTTCACCATCTTCTGGCCCCGCCCCTGCCGGAGCAGCGTCCAATCAAGACGCAGATCAACCGGCCGAGCCGCGAGACCCCGCCTCTTCTCAGGAATCACGACAACCAGGGAAAAAGAGTTCGAAGGTTAAAGG